In a single window of the Streptomyces sp. NBC_00285 genome:
- a CDS encoding substrate-binding and vWA domain-containing protein: MRRRALAACLAALGLLTACTAQNDGIGGVPTPGVPAPAEPGTLRVLASSELSDMTPVLDQVEKDTGVKVRPTYIGTLDAVDMLAKGTVDGRYDALWLSSNDYLRLRPGAAGKVVSETPVMTSPVAVGVRSATVKALGWKPEDVTWSQVEQAVQDGKLTYGMTDPARSNSGFSTLVSVASALSGAQSALTDADVAKARPRLKEFFKGQKLTSGSSGWLAAAYGRRGDVDALLNYESVLKGVPGLTVIRPRDGVITADYPVTSLRSTSTRTRDDVRRLTEDLRSEKIQRLITARTHRRPVVATVPPASGLDTTRRRELPFPGTRSVADGLLDSYENELRRPSRTVYVLDTSGSMEGDRLDRLKTALTDLTGDFREREEVTLMPFGSQVKSVRTHVVDPADPQAGLNAIRKDAEGLSADGGTAIYTSLEKAYSHLGADGDTFTSIVLMTDGENTEGAGARDFDGFYRDSLTPAGKRIPVFPILFGDSDRSELAHIADLTGGRLFDARQGSLDGAFEEIRGYQ; encoded by the coding sequence ATGAGACGACGCGCACTGGCCGCCTGTCTGGCGGCTCTCGGCCTGCTCACCGCCTGTACGGCGCAGAACGACGGGATCGGCGGCGTCCCGACGCCCGGCGTCCCCGCACCCGCCGAGCCGGGCACCCTGCGCGTCCTCGCCTCCAGCGAGCTCAGCGACATGACCCCGGTGCTCGACCAGGTCGAGAAGGACACCGGCGTCAAGGTCCGGCCGACGTACATCGGCACCCTGGACGCCGTGGACATGCTCGCCAAGGGCACGGTCGACGGCCGCTACGACGCGCTGTGGCTGTCCTCGAACGACTACCTCCGGCTGCGCCCCGGCGCGGCGGGGAAGGTGGTGTCCGAGACACCCGTCATGACCAGCCCGGTCGCGGTCGGGGTGAGGTCCGCGACGGTGAAGGCACTCGGCTGGAAGCCCGAGGACGTCACCTGGTCCCAGGTCGAACAGGCCGTACAGGACGGGAAGCTGACGTACGGCATGACCGACCCGGCCCGCTCCAACTCCGGTTTCTCCACCCTGGTCTCGGTGGCCTCCGCCCTCTCCGGCGCCCAGTCGGCGCTCACCGATGCGGACGTCGCCAAGGCCAGGCCCCGGCTGAAGGAGTTCTTCAAGGGCCAGAAGCTGACCTCGGGTTCCTCGGGCTGGCTGGCCGCGGCATACGGGCGGCGCGGCGACGTGGACGCCCTGCTCAACTACGAGTCCGTCCTCAAGGGCGTCCCGGGCCTGACCGTGATCCGCCCGCGCGACGGCGTGATCACCGCCGACTACCCGGTCACCTCGCTCAGGTCGACGAGCACGCGGACCCGCGACGACGTCCGCCGGCTGACGGAGGACCTGCGCAGCGAGAAGATCCAGCGGCTGATCACCGCGCGGACCCACCGCCGCCCGGTCGTCGCCACGGTCCCGCCGGCGAGCGGCCTGGACACGACCCGGCGCCGTGAACTGCCCTTCCCGGGAACCCGTTCCGTCGCCGACGGCCTGCTCGACTCCTACGAGAACGAACTGCGCCGCCCGTCCCGGACCGTGTACGTCCTGGACACCTCGGGCTCCATGGAGGGCGACCGCCTGGACCGGCTGAAGACGGCACTCACCGACCTCACCGGCGACTTCCGCGAGCGCGAGGAGGTCACGCTGATGCCGTTCGGCTCGCAGGTGAAGAGCGTACGCACACATGTGGTCGACCCGGCGGACCCGCAGGCCGGTCTGAACGCCATCCGCAAGGACGCCGAGGGGCTCTCCGCCGACGGCGGCACCGCGATCTACACCTCGCTGGAGAAGGCGTACAGCCATCTCGGCGCCGACGGCGACACGTTCACGTCGATCGTGCTGATGACGGACGGCGAGAACACCGAGGGCGCCGGCGCCCGGGACTTCGACGGCTTCTACCGGGACAGTCTGACCCCCGCCGGTAAGCGGATCCCGGTCTTCCCCATCCTCTTCGGCGACTCCGACCGCTCCGAACTGGCCCACATCGCCGACCTGACCGGCGGCCGCCTCTTCGACGCCCGGCAGGGCTCGCTGGACGGCGCCTTCGAGGAGATCCGTGGCTATCAGTGA
- a CDS encoding toxic anion resistance protein: MTSMNNDDTFTLTPPEPVAAVPREKAGGLVPVDDSVRTDMARKASAYVEELAVLDARSPQFAGKVGEITGLGAGEMRSAAAQSNRMLERTVRSLPDKGGDAQSQVAGSLVELRRVVEDLDPRDLPAAKGRKFLSRLPGGNRLRDHVAKYASAQSTLNRIVGSLRGGQDELRRDNAALGTERVRLWETMGKLQEYVVLTEALDTAVEQHITAVPDHQAADALRADVLFPVRQKHQDLLTQLAVCAQGYLAMDVVRRNNEELIKGVDRAATTTVSALRISVMLASALDNQKKVIEQVNALRGTTEDLIRGNAEMLATQSGEIQRIAADPAVGAETLRSAFQQIYRTLDAIDTYKVQATEVMAATVESLTSELQHAAGYLERSRSQGALEGGLG; this comes from the coding sequence ATGACATCCATGAACAACGACGACACCTTCACCCTCACCCCGCCCGAGCCCGTGGCCGCCGTGCCGCGCGAGAAGGCCGGCGGACTCGTCCCCGTCGACGACTCCGTCCGTACGGACATGGCGCGCAAGGCCTCCGCCTACGTCGAGGAACTCGCCGTCCTGGACGCCCGCTCACCCCAGTTCGCCGGCAAGGTCGGGGAGATCACCGGGCTCGGCGCCGGTGAGATGCGCAGTGCCGCCGCGCAGTCCAACCGCATGCTGGAGCGGACCGTGCGCAGCCTGCCGGACAAGGGCGGGGACGCCCAGTCCCAGGTGGCCGGATCGCTCGTCGAACTGCGGCGCGTGGTCGAGGACCTGGACCCCCGGGACCTGCCCGCCGCCAAGGGCCGCAAGTTCCTGTCCCGGCTGCCCGGCGGCAACAGGCTGCGCGACCACGTCGCCAAGTACGCCTCCGCGCAGTCCACGTTGAACAGGATCGTCGGCTCCCTGCGCGGCGGCCAGGACGAACTCCGCCGCGACAACGCCGCGTTGGGGACCGAACGGGTGCGCCTGTGGGAGACCATGGGCAAGCTCCAGGAGTACGTCGTGCTGACCGAGGCGCTGGACACGGCCGTCGAGCAGCACATCACCGCCGTCCCGGATCACCAGGCCGCCGACGCTCTCCGCGCCGACGTGCTCTTCCCCGTCCGGCAGAAGCACCAGGACCTGCTCACCCAACTCGCGGTGTGCGCACAGGGATACCTGGCCATGGACGTCGTACGCCGCAACAACGAGGAGCTGATCAAGGGCGTCGACCGGGCGGCCACGACCACGGTGTCGGCGCTGCGCATCTCCGTGATGCTGGCCTCCGCGCTCGACAACCAGAAGAAGGTCATCGAGCAGGTCAACGCGTTGCGCGGGACCACCGAGGATCTGATCCGGGGCAACGCCGAGATGCTGGCGACCCAGAGCGGGGAGATCCAGCGGATCGCGGCGGACCCGGCGGTCGGCGCCGAGACCCTGCGTTCCGCCTTCCAGCAGATCTACCGGACCCTCGACGCGATCGACACGTACAAGGTCCAGGCGACCGAGGTGATGGCGGCGACCGTGGAATCGCTGACCTCCGAACTCCAGCACGCCGCTGGGTACTTGGAGCGCAGCCGGAGCCAGGGCGCGCTGGAGGGTGGCCTCGGATGA
- a CDS encoding substrate-binding domain-containing protein, with the protein MRRIAGIVLAVLLIGGVIAAVVAGREADDKSTATKTVHAVIGSEKAEFFADPDVVKALSAKGYTVKAETSGSWAMEGLDLKGYDFAFPSSQAPATELAAKYRVRGTLPRPFYSPLVVVAHKSAAGVLAGNGLATLDAEHRGTLRMAAFLDAAREDRTWQQLKGADKYGELTGTLYLSSTDPETSSSGALYLAAASYVANGGKVVSGAAEVARATPLLHKLVSVQGAQQSSTDAAFRDFVSGAGNPLVLVYESQVASLLADGQHPDDLVVLYPDTTVNSDHTVVPLTDDGRAIAELLSTEPRLRTLEVRHGFRPQGEATEFASATTYLKQQLTGVRQAPVPTSKVLHELARRARG; encoded by the coding sequence GTGAGACGAATCGCAGGGATCGTCCTCGCGGTTCTGCTGATCGGTGGCGTGATCGCCGCCGTCGTAGCGGGCCGGGAAGCGGACGACAAGAGCACGGCAACGAAGACCGTGCACGCAGTGATCGGATCGGAGAAGGCCGAGTTCTTCGCCGATCCCGACGTGGTGAAGGCCCTGTCCGCCAAGGGCTACACCGTGAAGGCCGAGACCTCGGGGTCCTGGGCCATGGAAGGCCTCGACCTCAAGGGGTACGACTTCGCCTTCCCCTCCAGCCAGGCCCCGGCCACCGAGCTCGCCGCGAAGTACCGGGTACGGGGGACCCTCCCCCGCCCCTTCTACTCGCCCCTCGTCGTCGTGGCGCACAAGAGCGCCGCCGGGGTGCTCGCGGGCAACGGCCTGGCCACGCTGGACGCCGAACACCGCGGCACGCTCAGGATGGCCGCGTTCCTCGACGCGGCCCGCGAGGACCGCACCTGGCAGCAGCTCAAGGGCGCCGACAAGTACGGGGAGCTGACCGGCACCCTCTACCTCTCCAGCACCGACCCGGAGACCTCCAGCTCCGGCGCCCTCTACCTCGCCGCGGCCTCCTATGTGGCCAACGGCGGCAAGGTCGTCTCCGGTGCGGCCGAGGTCGCGAGGGCAACTCCCCTGCTGCACAAGCTGGTCAGCGTCCAGGGCGCCCAGCAGTCCAGCACGGACGCGGCCTTCCGGGACTTCGTCAGCGGCGCCGGCAACCCGCTGGTGCTGGTCTACGAGTCCCAGGTCGCCTCGCTCCTCGCGGACGGGCAGCACCCCGACGACCTGGTCGTCCTCTACCCGGACACCACGGTCAACAGCGACCACACGGTCGTACCGCTCACCGACGACGGCCGGGCCATCGCCGAACTCCTCTCCACCGAACCGCGGTTGCGGACGCTGGAGGTCCGGCACGGGTTCCGTCCGCAGGGCGAGGCCACCGAGTTCGCCTCGGCCACCACCTACCTCAAGCAGCAACTGACCGGCGTCCGCCAGGCGCCCGTGCCCACCTCGAAGGTGCTGCACGAGCTGGCGCGACGGGCGCGCGGATAA
- a CDS encoding SCO4983 family protein has product MYEPIRTKSVHTMADATPSDFPHRSREEELDIQLAGHLSALLAVTDELRALEPSADLDTAAERLAAQVARLRGGTAPARASLSAITSDPRLADLHRRAHAVASRALLVAASRADTASAILAAERMDSHAAALEPRELAAH; this is encoded by the coding sequence ATGTACGAGCCGATCCGTACCAAGTCGGTCCACACGATGGCCGACGCCACCCCCTCCGACTTCCCCCACCGCTCCCGTGAGGAAGAGCTGGACATCCAGCTCGCGGGCCATCTCTCCGCCCTGCTCGCCGTCACGGACGAGCTGCGTGCGCTGGAGCCGTCCGCCGACCTCGACACCGCGGCCGAGCGGCTCGCCGCACAGGTGGCCCGGCTGCGGGGCGGAACCGCACCGGCCCGGGCATCCCTGAGCGCGATCACCTCGGACCCCCGCCTCGCCGACCTCCACCGCCGCGCCCACGCGGTGGCGAGCCGCGCGCTCCTGGTGGCGGCGTCCCGCGCGGACACGGCGTCGGCGATCCTCGCGGCCGAGCGGATGGACTCCCACGCGGCGGCCCTGGAGCCCCGCGAACTCGCCGCCCACTGA
- a CDS encoding pyridoxal phosphate-dependent aminotransferase: MQVIQSTKLANVCYEIRGPVLEEAMRLEAAGHRILKLNTGNPAAFGFEAPPEILEDVLRNVSTAHGYGDAKGLLAARRAVVMHNQTIGIETDVEHVFIGNGVSELIVMAMQGLLDDGDEVLVPAPDYPLWTAAVSLSGGTAVHYRCDEQSDWMPDLADVERKVTDRTKAIVIINPNNPTGAVYDETMLRGLTDIARRHNLLVCSDEIYDKILYDDATHTPTSAVAPDLLTLTFNGMSKSYRVAGYRVGWMSISGPRAHADSYIEGLTVLANMRLCANMPGQHGVVAALSGRQSIKDLVLPGGRLVEQRDIAYELLTRIPGVSCVKPKGALYLFPRLDPKVFKIKDDRRMVLDLLRQEKIMVVQGSGFNWPEPDHFRVVTLPTAGDLRDAVGRIANFLDGYSQP, from the coding sequence ATGCAGGTGATCCAGTCGACCAAGCTCGCCAACGTCTGTTACGAGATCCGGGGCCCGGTCCTCGAGGAGGCGATGCGCCTGGAAGCGGCAGGGCACCGCATCCTCAAGCTGAACACGGGCAACCCCGCGGCCTTCGGGTTCGAGGCGCCGCCGGAGATCCTGGAGGACGTCCTCCGCAACGTCTCGACGGCCCACGGGTACGGCGACGCGAAGGGCCTGCTCGCCGCGCGACGGGCCGTCGTCATGCACAACCAGACCATCGGCATCGAGACGGACGTCGAGCACGTCTTCATCGGCAACGGCGTCTCCGAGCTGATCGTGATGGCCATGCAGGGCCTCCTGGACGACGGCGACGAGGTCCTCGTACCGGCCCCCGACTACCCGCTGTGGACGGCCGCCGTGTCGCTGTCCGGCGGTACGGCCGTCCACTACCGCTGCGACGAGCAGTCGGACTGGATGCCCGACCTCGCGGACGTGGAGCGGAAGGTCACCGACCGCACCAAGGCGATCGTCATCATCAACCCCAACAACCCCACGGGCGCGGTCTACGACGAGACCATGCTCAGGGGGCTGACCGACATCGCCCGCCGGCACAACCTGCTGGTCTGCTCGGACGAGATCTACGACAAGATCCTCTACGACGACGCGACGCACACCCCGACCTCCGCGGTCGCCCCCGACCTGCTGACCCTCACCTTCAACGGCATGTCGAAGTCGTACCGGGTGGCCGGATACCGGGTGGGCTGGATGTCGATCTCCGGCCCGCGCGCGCACGCCGACTCCTACATCGAGGGCCTCACCGTCCTGGCCAACATGCGCCTGTGCGCGAACATGCCGGGGCAGCACGGAGTGGTCGCCGCACTGAGCGGACGGCAGTCGATCAAGGACCTGGTCCTGCCGGGCGGACGGCTCGTCGAGCAACGGGACATCGCCTACGAGCTGCTGACCCGGATCCCCGGCGTGAGCTGCGTGAAGCCGAAGGGGGCGCTGTATCTCTTCCCCCGGCTCGACCCCAAGGTCTTCAAGATCAAGGACGACCGGCGGATGGTCCTGGACCTGCTGCGGCAGGAGAAGATCATGGTCGTCCAGGGCTCCGGCTTCAACTGGCCCGAGCCCGACCACTTCCGGGTGGTGACCCTGCCGACGGCCGGGGACCTGCGGGACGCGGTGGGACGGATCGCGAACTTCCTGGACGGATACAGCCAGCCTTAG